A part of Vulpes lagopus strain Blue_001 chromosome 4, ASM1834538v1, whole genome shotgun sequence genomic DNA contains:
- the LOC121489864 gene encoding ferritin light chain-like: MSSQIRQNYSTEVEAAVNRLVNMHLRASYTYLSLGFYFDRDDVALEGVGHFFRELAEEKREGAERFLKMQNQRGGCALFQDVQKPSQDEWGKTLDAMEAALLLEKSLNQALLDLHALGSARADPHLCDFLENHFLDEEVKLIKKMGDHLTNLRRLATPQAGLGEYLFERLTLKHD; the protein is encoded by the coding sequence ATGAGCTCCCAGATTCGTCAGAATTATTCTACCGAGGTGGAGGCTGCCGTCAACCGCCTGGTCAACATGCACCTGCGGGCCTCCTACACCTACCTCTCTCTGGGCTTCTATTTCGACCGTGACGATGTGGCTCTGGAGGGTGTGGGCCACTTCTTCCGCGAGTTGGCTGAGGAGAAGCGCGAGGGCGCCGAGCGTTTCTTGAAGATGCAAAACCAGCGCGGCGGCTGCGCCCTCTTCCAGGACGTGCAGAAACCGTCCCAAGATGAGTGGGGGAAGACCCTGGACGCCATGGAAGCCGCCCTGCTTCTGGAGAAGAGCCTGAACCAGGCCCTTCTGGATCTGCATGCCCTGGGTTCTGCTCGCGCGGATCCtcatctctgtgacttcctgGAGAACCACTTCCTAGATGAGGAGGTAAAACTCATCAAGAAGATGGGCGACCACCTGACTAACCTCCGCAGGCTGGCCaccccccaggctgggctgggcgagTATCTTTTCGAAAGGCTCACTCTCAAGCACGACTAG